One stretch of Lysobacter sp. KIS68-7 DNA includes these proteins:
- a CDS encoding glycosyltransferase family 2 protein, translated as MTHAPQLSVVVPVFNEQDNVGPLLREILAALRGKVDFEAVFVDDDSKDGTLAALQALKAEAPELRVLHHVKQSGQSTAIRTGVKASRGAWVATLDGDGQNDPADIPKLLAARESADRGIKLFAGWRVNRQDSGSKRWASKWANAIRARMLRDDTPDTGCGIKLFERDAFLDLPYFDHMHRYLPALMQRAGWKTVSVPVNHRPRSAGVSKYNNLNRALVGLRDLRGVSWLIVRSKRTGVEEV; from the coding sequence TTGACCCACGCCCCGCAACTGTCCGTCGTCGTGCCGGTGTTCAACGAACAGGACAACGTCGGCCCGCTGTTGCGGGAAATCCTGGCTGCGCTGCGCGGCAAGGTCGATTTCGAAGCCGTCTTCGTGGATGACGATTCCAAGGACGGCACGCTCGCCGCGCTGCAGGCGCTGAAGGCGGAGGCGCCGGAACTGCGCGTGCTGCACCACGTGAAGCAGAGCGGGCAGAGCACCGCGATCCGCACGGGCGTCAAGGCGTCGCGCGGTGCATGGGTGGCCACGCTCGACGGCGACGGCCAGAACGATCCCGCCGACATTCCGAAGCTGCTGGCCGCGCGTGAAAGCGCCGATCGCGGCATCAAGCTGTTCGCCGGCTGGCGCGTGAATCGCCAGGATTCGGGCAGCAAGCGCTGGGCCTCGAAGTGGGCGAACGCGATCCGCGCGCGCATGCTGCGCGACGACACGCCCGACACCGGCTGCGGCATCAAACTGTTCGAGCGCGACGCCTTCCTCGACCTGCCCTATTTCGACCACATGCACCGCTACCTGCCGGCGCTGATGCAGCGCGCGGGCTGGAAGACGGTCAGCGTTCCGGTGAACCACCGCCCGCGCTCGGCCGGCGTGTCCAAGTACAACAACCTCAACCGCGCGCTGGTGGGATTG